ttaatatgcctgtatatgttcttaatatgccttgtacaaagtatttccttttataattgtaatatagcttattattttaatggagcttcccagctaCTAGCTAACTACTAGCTAGTAGTTAGCTAGTAGTTAGCTAGCATACACGCCCATTTGAACTTATATGGACATACTGTCATACctattttaattcatatttaccAGTAGGTCGGTTACAGACTCAACTTATCTACTAAATAAACAACTTGGCTACTTGTTTgagttgtaaacaaacaaacatcctaaaaactaaacctttaaTATGATCTTTTAATCTGActgtttctctttgtgtcttCTGTTATCAACCAGATCCTAATGACTGGTCCAGTGTCTTTAATGTTTTTGGGACATAGCtatttatattcttttttattaaaacattaaagtggATGATATTCAACTAGAGTTTGTCTCATTTGTTGGGGTGACAcgtaacagctaacagctaacagctagctggcTGTCAGTCATTGAGGTGTTAGTGttgaagtgtttatttaactcACCTAGAGGCGGATTGCTGGTGTTGATGGTGAGGTTTAACGCCATGTTGTGAAGTCCTTCTTCCACTAAAGGTTCACTGTTTAATAAGAGacccaacagcagcagcagacagccagagactagTCACTCCTCACAGCCAcaccaagcagcagcagcacagcgtgaagaagagagacaggaaaccaactcttttgtttttatgactgCACAGATAACCAACAACTGACTGGTGCAATGCTGCCACCATCTGGACAGGAGgatgaacacacagacacaaaatacaagcacaaaactgaaaaaaaaaaataaggtcttgtgctttgcatattttttttttatttaagtagCACAAACCACTACCACCCTACATTTCTGGGGGCCCATAAAAGTTGTGTTACACTGAAATCTGTcgccagcaacacatgaggtcaccattGTGTCATCACTgtcgtcagaaaatgtgaccccactgtacctGTATCATAAATGAGGCAATtatgtgacagaaaacacacaaaacatgtattttaatatttaaatagatagatagatagatagatagatagatagatagatgtagtttattgatcccaaattgggaaattattgtgtaacagcagcaggttatccaagaATACACAGGAACAGTACATAAAGtgtacatgtcaacactaaagaaatatatattatcATTGGATTCAAAGGTcccataaaaaagtgagattttcatgttttttattattataaagcaagcttaagtcctatataaatactgtgaaagtattgaatattggtatattgtgattgtgattattttgtgattatttttgtgaaatgtaattattcattaatatgtaatttagcttggacaataatgtaacctgaacattcatgccaaaaaagcttatttgaatttgaatttgaatttgatagatagatgtagtttattattgtattagagcagcaggttatccaagaATACACATGAACAGTACATAAAGtgtacatgtcaacactaaaGAAATGTATATTATCATTGGATTAAAATAatgatagatatatataaattatatttcagATATAGACTATaagatatatacatttttatattcagGGATATGTTTTTGAATTCAGAAGTTCATTTAAATTTGTCCAAAAAATTAAAGTGGCtaatctcaaagattttcatttaaataaatgtctatctatctatctatctatctatctatctatctatctatctatcgccGAAGGAAGGAGATAACATGATGGTGGTTGAGTCTACGGCTCACTggtgaaagtattgcaatatttatatatttgcagtattacaaaCTGGTTGTCTGTGGCAACATTCACactgtagcaaaaaaaaaatgctattcACAAttccattgttttcactcaaatagaaattCTAAATCAAGCAGGACTGAAATCTTCAGGATTAGCACTTTGTAGGAAGCTATCCAAACCCCTCTGTACGAATATATTCATTCACTCACTGCAATCAACAAACCCTgagagtttttttctttgtatcaGGTATGtaaactctttattttttaaacaaaaacagaaaaaaatcatcCTCTAAACAGCAACTTGGTAAATTGAAATATGCTCCATAATGTGATACAAACTTTCAGAAGTTTGAGATTGGTTCAAAATGAACACCTGCTTCATCTTTCATCGAGTTCACCAAATGAGACCGTCCTCTTTCTCAGAGGAAGAGAGGCGTTGCTACAAAGCAGAGGTCAGTCAGGTGCACTGTTCATATGATAATAGCATTTTAGTATAGCATGATGTCTCTGTGTCAGCTGGTCCAAACTGCAACACTGAATCtgttttgcagaaaatgacGATGAGACAGTTTATGCTCATGAAGAAACAGGACCAGGTTCCTGTGTGTTTAACTGTCGAGGACATGAAGACCTGGCTGCTGGGGGGAAGAAGCTTCCTGGAAGAGTGAGTTAAACTGCTCATTGATGTGACCGCCACACTGACGGAAAACTGACATATTACACTAAAGCTTTCTACACATTTGGACCAGATGAATAAcagaattattgttttatttttaaaggtttGATGAAATAACAGGGACGACAGAGCCAAGAACGCTCCTCATGGCTGAACTGGTATGTACAACACAGATCCTGCACATGACACTTGAcgctgttgtcaggctattaaataggcgttattggTCGCtctaagcaccatagatgtgggtcaaaaaGGGGCCTACTATACCCAATATTAggtttatcatctattcatgTGGTCGATAACCGAAAGAAGGTACAAATGAACATGACAGCGATCTCAAAAGACCgaagtaattatgacaggagcagaggaATAAGTCAGGTACAGTATAGTCATCACAAAACTCCATATAGGGTGAAGGTCAAGGGTGATAGATGGACCACGAAACTTTTCACCCAGGAGTCTGGGGTTTACATCTTGTGTGAAACTAACAATGCgtaatttcactttcactttattttaagccaaaacatgatgttttcccaTAAACTTGAAtggtttttgttgcctaaacctgtagAAGTAttacgtttcattcagttttacataaaacacatagcttttaagtttcacttttacaacgtagtaggccccttatgacccatatctatggtgcttatagggACCGATAAtgtctatttaatggcctgataacaatcGAATCAGGTGCAGCGATGGCATACAATGAAACAAAATTAATAATCATCAGACTTTAGAGAAACAAGCAAccctttatttaaatcattagcctactgtatgtaaatCCATATACGTACTATCAGCTACATGACCTTCCTGTTGAGACTAAATAAAGAGTGATGTGCACAGGCCTGGACCACAGCGAGGCGCTTCTGTCTCAGTCACATGGAGAAAGAGCTCTTGGAAGAATTGGATAAAGAAGCGCACCTGTCACAGCTGTTCAGCAGGACGGTAAGGACAAGAGTCCAGCATAATCAACAGTATATGCACCTGTAACATACAGTCATtcacactgctctctctctctcgttctctgtCCCTGAAGGTCACACTGGAGGGCATTCACATGTTGGTCTCAGTCGTCCACtcaggagcagaggaggaagtggaaacCCTCCTCAAATCCCTCTTCAGCAAGCTGCTGAAAACGTTTGCTGGAATCCAGATCGCCAGCGATCCGCTCTCTGCAGAGGACACGAAACCAGCAGAGCTGGAGCTTGAGCACAGTGTTGCGCTCCTGGTACCACAGATTGTGAAAACTGCTCTGAAGTTCCTCCTAGAGGAACCAGAGAACGAGAACAAGACTGAAGCTGCCGGTGTTGAGATTGGCAGACTGTTGACCGAGTCAGCAGGTCCCTCCCTAGCTGGGTTTGGACCCTTTCCGAATACCCTTTTGCTCTTGTTGTGCACTGCAGCGGCCAGGTGCATGGTCAAAGCTGTGTACAAGAAACTTGATGAGCGCTCCAAAACCTTCCAACTGATGGACTACGACGACAGCTCGTACACTGCCAGAGAGAGCGTCGTCTTTGCCATCAAGGCGATGGAGGTTGCTGACGCCAGCGAAGCTCTCCTTGAGCTCAGGACCCCAGTGGAGCCAGAGGAGGACACATCCTCGGTCAGCGGCTTGATTGGGAGCTGTGtttctattaataataatgatgatactGTGGAAGAGGAATCTGTGTCCTTCTTCAGTTTCATCTGGAACATGATGACTTCCTGCTTCTGTTGTTGTACTAAAGAGTGaatcacaacaaaaacacaacaaacagtgtaATAACCATATTAATAGCATTgaataaaacattcattttaaatgtaattttttctgCACGTTCTTTTACACAGACGTCATGTTAAGTAATActcaagattaaaaaaacaggTAGAAATCCATTCGATATGCCTTATGAGTCCATTTATAAACACTTAAAAGTCAAtagttttttgtattttttgttacaCATCATTTACATTGTAAATGATTACAAGAATAAGAGCAGAGGGGGCAAACCAAAACAAGGCTTTTCATCCCAAACTACTGCAGAGGAGCTGGGTTTTACAGGCCGCCTGTAGTTGGTTGAGTTGGCTcatttttaactattttgtATGAAGGACTTCAACTAATAAATAtgcattatggattaatctgctgcttCAGGATGATCAGCTGGGGTCTGCTAGGAGAAACACATCTTTAGCTACCCATCCAATAAGAATAATAGACTTTAACCCCCACTTACCTAAAGGCCTGGACACAGGAATATCATAATGTGCAGCAATTACACATTGCctaggccaggggtcagcaacctttactatcaaaagagccattttaggcccaaacaattaaatttaaataaatctgtctggagcctcaaaacatttgagcattgtgatgaatcaaacaacaataacaatcaaTTTTTTTAGGATTATTTGCAAAACTTTCCAAACTAAACAGAGCCATATCTCAGACGAGCCCCCACTTATGTTACAACCTTTACTTGATGTTTAGTGGAACACAGGAAGTAACTCATACCAATCCTTTGCAAAAATGGGACTGAAACAACAAGAGTGGGCAAGTTAATTTGAATAATATTGTAATTTACATATGCAAAAAATACTAACTTGCctacaaacagaaataaaaaatagaaacaaacaaaaatatatatattttttattttaattttttatttaacctttagttaaccaggtagtactcattgagattaagaatctcttttgcaagcgAGAcatggccaagacagcagcatttaaacatacattaaagtttcagacgccacaacataaaacaaatgcaaaataaatagcataatatcatacaaaacacattaaaatcaaatgtttaaagccaacgttaaagtgaaaatattcagaaacacagacagctcccgattgactctgcttctaggtctttcattaatgttttaaattcatcaaaagtaatcCGATTTTCCAATAAAATAATGttaacaacaataatattatatttatatttatatttatatttatatttatattaaaataaaataaaacaaaccaacTGATTTTATTGTTCTTGCTTGCTTGTGCACCAGCCCTTATTTGTTATGAGTCGCTGCTTGGTTTGTATTTAGATCTGTGGCGGAACGACGTGATGAAAAGGCAGGAAGAGGAGTTTCCACCCGGACACATGTTCCTTGTACACCTCCCGCACTGTGGTTTGTTTCATGCAGCTGTATTGTATGAAGTTTGTTTAGCGGTGGATTGATAATAATCTCTGCATTCACAACATcacaccctgctgctgctgatcacTGATCTGACTCTGGTAAAGCAAATATCTCCATCAACCATCATGTTCCTTTATATCCGCTCTGCAGAACAATAACTCATAATATCAGCTTATCATTTGTAAATAGCAGAACTTGCATGATCTGTTTTGCATGTGTTAATTTGGCTTTTTTGtttactgttatttatttttttttaactatttttagtgtttttgcatgttttgcatattttacattatttttgttaAAGCATGCTTTGATGTTATTGTGCAtgtacacattttacatttagacCCAGTTAAGCATGTATAACACCATTCAAAATAGCCTATATGCAGATGTTTTTCAGCTGCAAACATCCACTaacatttaaaatttaatttaaatatttaaatataaatataaaatatatttaaatatatatatatatatatatctctatgaTGTTCCTATAATAAACAGTAATTGTCACAGATTGGTAGAATAAGTTGGCTCAAATCATATCTATCCTGATAGTTTCATGGCTATAAGTTGATATGTTTGGTATAACACTCGTATAGGGCTGCagctaaagattattttcattgtcgattaatctatagattattttctcgattaatcaattagttgtttggtctataaaattgtcagaaaatggtgaaaactgtcgatcagtgtttcccaaagcccaagatgacgtcctcaaatgtcttgttttgtccacaactcaaagatattccgtttactgtcagagaggaggaaagaaaccagaaaatattcacatttaagaacctggaatcagagaattttgactttttttcttaaaaaactactcaaactgattaattaatcaatcgattatcaaaatagttggcaattgaTTTAAGAACATCCAGCAGGACTAACCAGTGGCTTTACTTCTGGCCTGCTCTCATCCTGTTGCTCCGCTGATAGTTGACCTCTCTGTATCTCTGGTCAGGCATGTCTCAGGACAGTCAACACGGCAGGTGGACCATCTCCAGcagtgatgacgatgatgaggCTCTTCCTCTTTCTGGGACTACAACATCTAAACCCCACCGACCTGCTGTATCCAGTCACAGCCCCCGTCCATCTACCTCTCCCCCCAGCCCCAAACTGGAACCAGTGCCTGTGGAGGTGAAACCAGAACCAGCTAACACCCCTGTATCCTCACTGGCTATTGGCTCTGAGGCCAGACGGTCAGCAGCAACAAACAAGTTAAACCCAGTGAAGTATGAAACCAGTCCGTCATTGGCTGGAAAGCGGAAGAAAGAGGCGTCTGACGGCTCAGGCTGGGCTCTCTCAGATAGTGACGATGATGATGGAGATGTGAAGGCGAAGAGCGTCAGTAAGAGGGCTCCCAGTCCGAGCCCCAAAGCAAAGAAACCGAAGGTGGAGAACGAGCGCCCTCCAAGTCCTCACGGTCGCCTCTACTACATCGACGAGCCAGAGGACTTCTTTGAATCCAGTATTCCTCGTCTGAACGACACCTACAGGTTTTACCTCAACAAAGTGACAGGTCTGGACAGGAAGTACAACAGTGGAGCTCTGCACATCAAAGGTGAGAGGAGCTGCATTTAATTTGGTAGTTTCATTATAACAATAAAATCATGCTTTTGATCAGAAAGTTGCAGGTTAAAATCCCTCATTCATTCTTCATCACTCATTCTTTTAAATTCCAAATCTCCTTGAGGCACCTCATTGCTCCAGTAGAGTTGTTCAGTGACAAGTGGTTGTACTGGGAAGAACAGAGTTAAAGTGTGGCTCTGCTTGTGTGTCAGTCTCTTAATACTTTTTTgttatgtaattttctgaattgGCAGCAGAGTGATCTCATAGGTAGAGAGATCCTCCGAGATTTAAGAGAAACAGTTGTCAGGGGGCAGTTAAACATGTATATATTCTCTAACAACACATGCATCATGTTCCATGTAAATGATAATTTTTTCCCAGTTCTTGTCAAAGATATTGCTTGTAATTTTTAGTTGATACGTCACTTTTTCCATTGAAAAAATATCACGAACAATCTCAAACCAGTGATCTTTCCCTGGAGGTTCCGCTTTATACCAGTTTCTTGTTATAGCTTTTTTGCTGGCTATAAGCATATCTAGTAATCtttctactttttttctttcatttagaCATTCTCTCTCCATTGTTTGGGACCCTGAAAGAGTCTGTTCAGGTGAGTAACCACATGAAGTGTGGGAACTATTTTATATGCTGTTTTTTACACATGCAGATGGCATGCCTCTAGGTATGGCAATGTGTGTCAGTTGATCAGTTGAGTCTACAACtttagtccagactgaaatatctcaacaactattggatggattgctgtgTGTTCCGATACCCGTACTATTTAGTAttccagaaaaaaagatttaatatATCCCAATCAATAGtgtgtcaaatgcagtatgccagaaataccaggatgtcctactacatccggtcacattttgcagtatgcaagccagcatgcttttctggctactctgacccacaatcctccgCGCAGCAAATaaatgagcaagagggtcaaagtttaAGACCCAATCTTATgaggaagtagtatgtcccgattgtatgcatactgcatgcaaaagtACGTACTTTGTACGGGCAGCTGCAGTACTAAAGTAAAAAGATAAATTGATTTGCAATAGTTGGATGCAGTGTATGCGTTACATTTGGTGTTtataacaaaatacaaaactaaTGGCATTCACATCAGCCTCTgctttactttgtgtttagtgctaataagCGAATCTTAGCATTTTAACACAGACACACTAAGCTAAGATGGGAAACATTGGAAACATaacacctgctaaacatcagcatgttgccATTGTCATTATATATTAGGAAATTAACACAGGTCTACTTTCTTTCCTCATAGTTTAACTACTGCTTTGATATCGCCTGGATGGTTAACCAGTTCCCACCAGAGTTTAGGTAAGATCTACTTCTTCTTTGCTGCCTCACATTATCATAAACATATccccattttttttcttattagttTGAATCTCCTCATGTCCACATTATACTGAAGGCAGCGCCGTCTAGTGTATTAGGGTTTGTATTACTGTATGTGAGATGTTTTCtcataaataaactgtagaaAATAGGAAAAATCTCTTAACAAGCTCTCTTGTTAAAACAGAAGTTTAGTGTTGTGTGCAATTCTGCAGCTATAGCCACGAATTagtttatacttttatttaacaGTGACTCGTAGTTAAAAGGAGATGTGTTTACAGGGATCGTCCAGTTCTGATCGTCCATGGAGATAAGAGGGAAGCCAAGGCTCGGCTGCTGCAGCAGGCTAAGCCTTTTCCACATGTTCGCTTCTGCCAGGTACAGACTCTAGGGTAGTCGTACTGGGAAATGCCTGTTAATGGGGAATGTTCTTTAAGGACTCTGGATTTCCCTTTAAATGGGACTAATGTGTGTGACTTTCCCTGACAGGCCAAGCTGGATATTGCTTTTGGAACTCACCACACGTAAGCATGTCTTTCCCTGCATGGTTGTTTTTTTGATACTCACACATCAAATCAGTTTTGGATATTGTTGCAGCTTTATATAAGGCAAGGTCAGTCGGTCgtaccactttggtccagactgacaTTTGTCAATAACTTTTAGATGGATTAGCATGACATTTGTGGACAAACAATTTACTTTAACCCTACATGATCAGGGCTAAAGTAGTCCAATTATTTTTCTAGATATTATGACCACTAGACATCACTGTCATCAACCTTTACAAACGTATAACTTATCTGAAGTATTTTTAAACTCCCTGTAAAGTctgaattaaataattaaacattAATGTATGTTGACCTGCAGATAACAGTCAGTGGTAGATAAAATAGTAATTTACATTTAGCGCTACATTACATTGTAGATGTTACAGGTCTTGGGTTGCGCTCTTTGTTTTTAGATACAgcagaaaagtgtgtgtgttttatgcagGAAGATGATGTTGCTGTGGTATGAGGAAGGCTTCAGAGTCATCATCCTGACCTCCAACCTCATCAGAGCTGACTGGTACCAGAAAACACAAGggtgagtctgtctgtctgtctgtcttttttttttttacttttatgtaACCAAAGAAAAGTTTTGAGGCCGTAAACATCAATCTGACTAAAGATAGTCCAACTTGAGAACAGACAGTAGTGTCATAATTTGTTGCACTGCATCCAGATATAAGGTTTGGTTATGGAAAATGCctgaaatgttggaaaaaaagtctaaacaatgtctggaaaaaggtaaaaaaaaaaaaaaaaaaagtctgaaaaaaaagtttgaaaaatgctggaaaaaagactgaaaaataactgaaaaaagaaaatatctgaaaaaattaccgtaaaagaaaagtctgaaaaatgtctaaaaaaatgtttaaaaaaaatgtttgaaaaatgttggaaaacaaaagtctgaaaaaatgaccgtaaaagaaaagtctgaaaaatgtctgaaaaaaatgtctaaaaaaatgttggaaaacagaagtctgaaaaaatgaccgtaaaaaaaaaagtctggaaaaaaaatctgaaaaaaaagtttgaaaattgcTGGAAAAAACgactctgaaaaaaagtttgaaaaatggcagtaaacaaaagtctgaaaaaatgaccgtaaaaaaagtctaaaaaaatgaccgttaaaaagtctgaaaaaaatgtaaaaaaaaaaaagttggaaaaaagttggacaacaaaagtctgaaaaaataactgtaaaaaagtctgaaaaatatctgaaaaaaatttaaaaaaaaaaagttggaaaaatgttggaaaacgaaagtctgaaaaaatgaccgtaaaaaaaagtctgaaaaatgtcggaaaacaaaagtctgaaaaaatgaccgtaaaaaaaaagtctgaaaaaatgaccgtaaaaaaagtctaaaaaaatgaccctaaaaaaaagtctgaaaaatgtctgaaaaaaatgtcaaaaaaaatatctgaaaaaatgaccgtaaaagaaaagtctgaaaaatgtctgaaaaaaatgtttcaaaaaaaaagtttgaaaaatgttggaaaataaaagtctgaaaaaatgaccgtaaaacaaaagtctgaaaaatgtctgaaaaaaatgtctaaaaaaaaaagttagaaaaatgttggaaaac
Above is a genomic segment from Sebastes umbrosus isolate fSebUmb1 chromosome 2, fSebUmb1.pri, whole genome shotgun sequence containing:
- the LOC119501070 gene encoding uncharacterized protein LOC119501070, whose protein sequence is MNTCFIFHRVHQMRPSSFSEEERRCYKAEKMTMRQFMLMKKQDQVPVCLTVEDMKTWLLGGRSFLEEFDEITGTTEPRTLLMAELAWTTARRFCLSHMEKELLEELDKEAHLSQLFSRTVTLEGIHMLVSVVHSGAEEEVETLLKSLFSKLLKTFAGIQIASDPLSAEDTKPAELELEHSVALLVPQIVKTALKFLLEEPENENKTEAAGVEIGRLLTESAGPSLAGFGPFPNTLLLLLCTAAARCMVKAVYKKLDERSKTFQLMDYDDSSYTARESVVFAIKAMEVADASEALLELRTPVEPEEDTSSVSGLIGSCVSINNNDDTVEEESVSFFSFIWNMMTSCFCCCTKE